From the genome of Sporomusa sphaeroides DSM 2875:
TTCAGATACTGTTTGTCGCCATCGCTTGATACATGCTGGGCAAGTACCTGTCCGGCCGTCCGCATGGTGCCATACGTTACCGCCAGGGCGTTACCCTGATCGGTCAGCGGTTGTGCATTGCTCCAGTTGTAGGTTGGATTGGTTTCATAGGTCTTCTGGTCGGCCTTAGCCGGCGGAAACCAGTGATTGATAAGGGTGCCACCGATTGCGGTAACAGCTCCGGCAGCCATGTGAGCCCAAAAATTATTCCCACTATTTTTCGGAAACCAGCCTTTTGACCACTTATTCGCATAGACTGCCAATGCAATCATACCAATCGCCCGGAACCAATCTTTGCCGCTTTTGCCGACAACCGGACAGACGGCGATCCAGTCATCCTGATTGACCAGCTGTGCTTTTACATTCTCGACAACATTCCCGCCAATACTGACAACAAATTCATCCAAGCCCATAATGTAGGGCTGAATATATTCATAGGCCGTTTTGCCGGGAATATGCCGGCAGGTATGAATTTCCTTGTCAGTATGATTAAACGGGTTTTTCAGTACAGTTAATGTAATCATTTTTTCACCTCCGGTACATAAAATCCTTCGATACGATTTGCCCAGGCGGGATTGTCGATGCGGTCGATGTTGACACCGATTCGCTTGCGGGTATGTATAAACCGGCCCTGACCGATGTATACCCCCGTATGGTCACAGTAAACGGTGAACCGGATAACAACAAGCGCCGGAATGGGGATGTCTCCTTCACACCTGCGCCAGCAGGGGCGCTGCTCATTCACTTCACTGTGAATGCGGCTGGCGTCTTCACAAGATATTTTGTAATCAGGCAAGATAATCCCATATCGCCTGAATACTTCCGTGGACAACCCCCAACAATCAAGTCCTACTGTCGGGTTGCGTCCACCGTCGATAAAAGGCAGGCCAATTAGGTCCTCAACGTGTTTACTCATACTACCCCCAAATAAAAAATCGCCCAACGGCGATTTCGCTTATGAGACTTTCATTTTCTATTGTCCATATCGTTCGGCAGTTACGCATACAGTCCGCCTTCCGGGATGCTTGGCTCACCGCCGTATCGCACCGCATTGCCCCGGGCGCGGCAGGACTGCAAGGTACCGTCACACGCGGGCAATGCCCCGGCATACCCGCACTCCAGACCCTTATATTGATCGCGCCAGGCGCAGAAGTTTTTCAGCACCCGCCGAA
Proteins encoded in this window:
- a CDS encoding C40 family peptidase, yielding MSKHVEDLIGLPFIDGGRNPTVGLDCWGLSTEVFRRYGIILPDYKISCEDASRIHSEVNEQRPCWRRCEGDIPIPALVVIRFTVYCDHTGVYIGQGRFIHTRKRIGVNIDRIDNPAWANRIEGFYVPEVKK